AACGTGGTCGAGCGTGCGGTGTATCGCTGGGACGATTGGGAGGCACCCATCGGCCATGTGCAGTTCGACCCGTTCGACAGCCCCTGGAAGCCGATTTCCCCGACCATACCGAAGAAAGAAGCGGCTGAGCAGTCCGCGCCCGCTACCGCCCATTCGGCACCCGAGCTCGATCAGGTCGAGGACCTCAGAGCCGCTGTAGACCAGCACGAGCGTACGATCCTTGAGCATGCCCTGGGCAAGCACCGCTGGAACCAGCGGCAGACGGCCAAGGCTCTGGGTCTCAGTTACGACCAGCTGCGTCACGCAATCAAGAAGCACGGCTTGATGGAAGGGCAATAGGAGAGGGCGGCCGACTGCTCGTCCTGTCGCAAACCGGCCACAGGCGGGGGAATATTCCTAAAACCGTATTGCCGCGCAGGTAATGTTCGGTATGTCTCCGCCCAGGGACTGGGAATTTTTCGAATAATGATGGCGGTTCACGCCCGGGTCGCAGGGCACCGTATACCTTTTGCCATTCTGGCGTTGCTTGCAGCGATTGCAGCTGTGTGGCCGCTCGCCACCGCTTCGGCGCAGGTCGTGCCCTCCGTTCTGGAAGAGGTGCGGCTGGTTTCCGAAGATGAGGGCGCGGCGACCTTCATACTGCGCTTCTCGCCCGCTGAACCGCGCGTGGCGACGATCGACGAGAACCCCACTAGGCCAGAACTCGTCATGGCGACGACGCTCAAGGTGGGCCGCGTGCCAGACCGGCAAAGCTATCGCGGCCTCGTTCGCTCCCTGCAGTTCGTGACCGAAGGCAGCAGCCTCGTCCTGAGGTTCGATACCGCGCGCCCTTCGCGAATCAGGGCCGAGCAGATGGGCAACAACGCGGTACAGGTGCGGGTCGAGATGGTGAGCGACGAGGAGACGCTCGGCACGCGCCCGATCGGCTCGGACGGCGAAGAGGTGGTGCCGCAGCAGGAACTGCAGCGCGGGCCGGTCGATAGCTATCAGCCCGGCGATTCGTACGAGTTGGTGTTCCTCAAATATGCCGACGTGTCGGAGATCGTGGGCCTGCTTGCCGAAGGTGCGGAGATCGCGCCGAACGACGTCTTTATTCGACGTGAGCCCGGTTTCGGATCGCCCGGTGCAAACCAGTCGACCAGCTATATCGGCGCCCCGCAGCAGGCGGAGCGCGACGATCAGCCGCTCGGTCAGAATGTCGGCAGCGGCCTTGCCGTCGACCGCCGTCTCAACGCGATCTGGATCACCGGAACGCCCGAACGGATCGAGCGGGTAAAGCGCCAGATCGAACTGATCGACGTGCCGGTGGACAGCGTGATCCTGGAAACGCAATTCGTCGAGCTGACGGAGAACGGCGCGCGCAACCTCGGGATCGATTTCACAAATTCCAACGGACAGATCGCCGTCGGCAACCTGGCGACAGGCGGTTTCCTGCCGTTCGGGGTTGATCCCAATGACGTCCTCCCTTCGGGCCAGTTGCAGGCTGCGATCTACGCGCAGATCCAGAAGGGCGAGGGGCGGATCGTTTCCCGTCCGAGGATCGCTGCACAAAGCGGTTCGACGGCCAAGATCATTACGGGTGATGCCCTTCCGATCCTCACCTCGATCCAGCTGTCCGGCGTGAACGGCGTTTCCCAGCAGGTCCAGTACGTGAATGTCGGGGTTACCCTGCAGATTGCACCGAGAGTCAGCACCGACGGTTACATTACGTCGAAAATATACGGTGTGGTTTCGAGCGTGACGGGCTTCAGCCAGGGTTACCCGACGATCAGTCAGCGTGAGGCCGAGACCAGCGCATCGGTGCGTGACGGGGAGACTTTCGTCATCGGCGGGCTGACCCAGGAAAATGTGCTCACCACCAAGTCCAAGATTCCGCTTCTCGGCGACATCCCGCTGATCGGTGCAGCCTTCCGAAACGAGCGGTCCACGAGCACCACCACCGAATTGTATATCGTCATCACGCCCAGGATCGTGCGCCACCGCCGGTTCGAGCAGCGCGACGCAAATAATGAATTAGAAACACAAGCTTCGGGAGAGATCGAAGAGTAGGGTTGCACGCCTCGAAGAAGGTGCTCGTCAAATAAAACAAGCGGAATTTCGGTTCGTTGGGAGTAATTCCGACGACAATACTTCTCGTCATAAGATAATCCGAAATTCATTTCGTCTCCCAAATGCAACAATTGGTCGATAAAGTCCAAATTTACCATTTTTCTTAGTTCTGACCCTCTCGACAGCCATCTTCTTCCGGTTACACCTTCCATCCATCAGTCCAGCACGGGTCGCGTGCTGCTGAGACTTCTGGAGGGACTATTGATGAAAGCTAAGACTCTGGCCGTGCTTGCGGCCCTTCCGATGCTGGCGGTTGCCGCACCGGCTCAGGCGAAGGCAGGCGAGAAAATCGCCAACAGCTACATTTGCGTATTCGACAAGTCGGTTTCGCGCGGCAATGCCAAGGCCGAAGCCAACCGCGCCGCCCAGGCAAGTGCAGCCCAGGTCAAGCACGTCTATTCGGTCGCCCTGCGTGGGTTTGCGGTCAACGCCGCTCCGCAGGCAATCGAGAACATGAAGCGCAACAATCCCAACATCGCCTATTGCGAGCAGGACCAGGTCGTCACCGCGATCCAGGTCCGCGGCATGGCGCCGGGTGGTAAAAAAGCCGGCGGTGGCGGCGGCGGTGCGCAGCCTCCGCAGGAAACTCCTTGGGGTATCGCCCGCGTCGGCGGCGGTGCGTCCGGCAACTTCGCCACCGCATGGGTGATCGATAGCGGCATCCAGCTCGACCATCCCGATCTCAATGTCGACGTAGCGCGTTCGCGCAGCTTCGTGCGCGGCGATGCAGGCGACCAGAACGGCCACGGTACTCACGTCGCAGGCACGATCGCGGCAGTCGACAACAACATCGGCGTGATCGGCGTCGCACCGGGCGCTCCGGTCGTTGCAGTCCGAGTGCTCGATCGCCGCGGCTCGGGTTCGAACTCGGGCGTGATCGCCGGCATCGACTATGTTGCCCAATACGGTCAGCCAGGCGACGTCGCCAACATGAGCCTCGGCGGGGGTGTCAGCACCGCGCTCGATCAGGCAGTCATCAATGCTGCGGCTGGGGGCGTTCGCTTCGCTATTGCTGCTGGTAACGAGCGTGACAATGCTAACAATCATTCGCCGGCCCGTGCAAACGGCCCCAACGTCTACACGATTTCGTCCTTCGCAATCGGCGACAATTGGTCGAGCTTCTCGAACTACGGCAACCCGCCGGTCGATTACGCAGAGCCGGGTTCGTCGATCAAGTCGACCTGGACCGGTGGCGGTTACAACACCATCAGCGGCACCTCGATGGCTACCCCGCACTTCGCCGGCATCCTGCTCCAGGGCAATGTCGGCAATGGCGGCCGCGTCAATGGCGATCCGGACGGCAATCCGGACGTTATCGGCGTCGTCAACTAAGTCGACCCACGCAGTCAAAAAGGGGGAGGGGTCCGGTGTCATGCCGGGCCCCTTTTCTTATGTCTTGCTTTTTGAGGGACTCGCACCTATCTCCCCTCGCATCCCGACATTGTCGCAACTTTGTAGGGCTGGCGCCGAAAGGGGCCGGCACCGAACCTCGTTGTCGCAATGCCAGTCCGAACCGGAGTATGAATGGCCGATATCGACCGCTTGACCGAAGTCATCGAACCCGAAGCGAATGCGCTGGGTTTCGATCTCGTGCGCGTCAAGATGATGCCGTCCGAAGCCGGTGACGGCGGGATGGCACTGCAGATCATGGCCGAAGACCCGGCGACGGGCCAGTTGGTGATCGAACAATGCGCCGCGCTTTCGCGCCGTGTTTCCGACCGGATCGACGAGCTGGAAGAACAGGGCGACGTTCTGGTCGAAGGGGCCTATCACCTCGAAGTCAGCTCGCCCGGTATCGACCGTCCGCTCACGCGGGCGAAGGATTTCGCCAATTGGGCCGGACACGAAGCCAAGATCTCCATGGAGAAGGGGTTCGACGGGCAGCGCAGCTACAAGGGCGAATTGAAGGGCATTGAAGGTGACAAGGTGGTCATCGACGATGCGAAGGCGGGCGAGGTCAAGCTCGACCGCAACCAGATTCACTCGGCAAAGCTCGTCTTGACCGACGCGCTCATTGCCGCCACCCAGCCGCTCGATACGAGCGGTGCCGACGACATCGAAGAAGAAAAGGCAGACGACTGATGGCCAGTGCCATTTCCGCCAACAAGGCTGAACTCCTCGCGATTGCTAACGCCGTCGCATCGGAAAAGATGATCGACAAATCCATCGTGATCGAAGCGATGGAAGAAGCGATCCAGAAGTCTGCCCGCAACCGGTACGGTGCGGAAAACGACATCCGTGCAAAGCTCGACCCGCAGACCGGCGACCTTCGCCTGTGGCGTGTCGTCGAGGTCGTCGAGGAAGTGGAAGACTACTTCAAGCAGGTCGATCTCAAGGCAGCGCAGAAGCTTGAGAAGGACGCCAAGATCGGCGACTTCATCGTCGACCCGCTGCCGCCGGTCGATCTCGGCCGTATCGACGCGCAGAGCGCCAAGCAGGTGATCTTCCAGAAGGTCCGCGATGCCGAGCGTGAGCGTCAGTTCGAAGAGTTCAAGGATCGCGCTGGCGAAGTCATCACCGGCGTTATCAAGTCGGTCGAGTTCGGCCACGTGATCGTCAATCTCGGCCGTGCCGAAGGCGTCATCCGCCGCGACCAGCAGATCCCGCGTGAAGCTGCCCGTGTCGGCGAGCGTGTCCGCGCTCTCATCACCAAGGTGGAACGTAACAACCGCGGCCCACAGATCTTCCTCAGCCGCGCGCATCCCGATTTCATGCGCAAGCTGTTCGCGCAGGAAGTGCCGGAAATCTATGACGGCATCATCGAGATCAAGGCCGCCGCCCGCGATCCGGGAAGCCGCGCCAAGATCGGCGTCATCAGCCATGACAGCAGCATCGACCCGGTCGGCGCCTGCGTCGGCATGAAGGGTAGCCGCGTCCAGGCCGTCGTGCAGGAACTGCAGGGCGAAAAGATCGACATCATCCCGTGGAGCGATGACGGCGCAACCTTCATCGTGAACGCACTCCAGCCGGCCACCGTCAGCCGCGTCGTGCTCGACGAGGAAGACGGCCGCATCGAAGTCGTCGTGCCCGACGACCAGCTTTCGCTCGCCATCGGCCGCCGTGGCCAGAACGTGCGTCTCGCTAGCCAGCTGACCGGCAACCAGATCGACATCATGACCGAGGAAGAAGCCTCGGAGAAGCGCCAGAAGGAATTCGCCGAGCGCTCGAACATGTTCGAAAGCGAACTGGACGTCGACGAAACGCTCTCGCAGCTGCTCGTTGCCGAAGGCTTCGCCGATCTCGAGGAAGTTGCCTACGTCGAGCTGGAAGAACTCGCGAGCATCGAAGGCTTCGACGACGATCTGGCAGAAGAACTCCAGAACCGCGCCAAGGAAGCGCTCGACCGTCAGGAAGCCGCGCATCGCGAGACGCGCCGCGAACTGGGTGTCGAAGACGCGCTGGCAGAACTGCCGCACATGAGCGAAGCGATGCTTGTCACGCTTGGCAAGGCAGGTCTCAAGACGCTCGACGACGTGGCCGACCTCGCCACCGACGAACTGATCGCCAAGCGGCGTGAGGCACCGCGTCGCCGAAACAACAATCCGGACGGCCCGCCGATGCGCCGCGATCGCCCCCAGCGCGAAGTCGACAAGGGCGGCGTGCTCGGCGAATACGGCCTGACCGAAGAGCAGGGCAACGAGATCATCATGGCTGCCCGCGCGCACTGGTTCGAAGACGAAGAGGAAGCTCCGGCTGCTGCCGAGACGACCGACACGCAGGAGGCCGCCGATGCGGACTCCACCCAATGAGCGCCTGACGTCCGACATCGCTGAAGCCTCGCGGCCCCGTAAACCGGAGCCCGAGAGGCGCTGCGTGCTGACCGGCGAAACCGGTTCGCGCGATGCGCTGGTGCGCCTGGCCGTATCGCCTTCCGGTCTTGTCCTGCCCGATGCGCAGGAAAAGGCTCCGGGACGCGGGGCGTGGGTATGCAGCGATCGTGCCGCCATCGGGGAGGCGCTCGCCAACGGGAAACTGAAGGGCGCACTGTCGCGAGCATTCAAGACAGGCGATCTCGAAATTCCGGCCAATCTGGCCGAAAGGATCGATCTGGCACTGACCCGAGTGTTTCTCGACCGTCTGGGTCTCGAAATGCGCGTCGGAGCTCTTATCTTGGGGACGCAACGCATTGCCGAGACCGCCCGTAGCGGGGGTGTGGCGCTATTGCTGCACGCCAGCGATGCGAGCGAGGACGGACGCAAGAAACTGGACCAGGCCTGGCGTGTCGGCAGCGATGCCGAAGGGTCGGGTATGCGAGGGTGGACACTCCCACTGGACCGTGACGCACTGTCTGTGGCATTGGGCCGCGACAATGTCGTCCATTTCGCTTTGGCCGACGATGCATCGGCCGCAAGGATACGCAAGCCCTTGATGCGCCTCATGCATTACCAGGGGCACACTATCCCGGCCGATGATGGGCGCGTCACCGCACGCGCCGATGACGATACGAACGATACGTAGAAGAGAAACGAGCAAGAATGAGCGACGAAGAGAAAAAACCTGCCCGCAAGCCGCTGACCCTTAAGGGCGCGCAGCCGGGCGAGGTCAAGCAGACCTTCAGCCACGGACGCACCAACAAGGTGGCGGTCGAGGTGAAGCGCCGCCGCAAGCTCGTCAAACCTGGCGAGGCGGCACCTGCTCCCGCGCCTGCACCGGCTCCCGAACCGGAAGCCGCGCCTGCTCCTGCTCCCGCAGCCAAGAAGCCTGCGCCCAAGAAGCCGGCCGCCGATGCGGAAACCCCGCAGGAACGCGTCGCCCGGCTCCAGCGTGAGGCCGAGGAAGCGCGCCTGAAGATGGCCGAAGAGGCCCGAAAGCGCGACGAGCAGCAGGCGAAGAAGGCTGCCGAAGACGAGAAAAAGCGCGCCGAAGACAATCGCAAGGCCGAGGAAGAAGCTGCCAAGGAGGCGAAGAAGCCCAAGAAGGAAGCTCCGGCCGAAACCGTCGCGGAAGAACCTGCTGCAACGCAAGAACCCGCAGCCGAAGCTACTCCGACCCCGGCAGCGCGCAAGTTTACGCCCGTCAAGCGTCCGGAAATCAAGAAGCCGGAACGCAAGAAGAAAGAAGACAAGGCTGCGCGCACTCCGGAAAGTCCGGACAAGCGCCGTTCAGGCAAGCTTACCGTCAACAAGGCGCTCAACGAGGACGAAGGCCGTCGCGCCCGCAGCCTCGCCGCGCTGAAGCGTGCGCGTGAAAAGGAACGTCGCCTGCAGGGTGGCGGTTCGAACAAGCCGCGTGAAAAGCAGGTCCGTGACGTTGTCGTTCCCGAAGCTATCACTGTCGGCGAACTGGCCAAGCGTATGGGCGAGAAGGGTGCCGACCTCGTGAAGGAACTCTTCAATCTCGACATGATGGTCACCGTCAACCAGACGATCGACCAGGATACGGCGGAACTGCTCGTCGAACAGTTCGGCCACAACATCCAGAAGGTCTCCGAGGCGGATGTCGACATCACCAATAATGAAGATGTCGATCCGGAAGAAACGCTCAAGCCGCGTCCGCCGGTCGTCACCATCATGGGTCACGTCGATCACGGTAAGACGAGCCTGCTTGACGCGCTTCGCGGGGCCAACGTGGTCAAAGGCGAAGCCGGAGGCATTACGCAGCATATCGGCAGCTACCAGGTGAAGACGAAGGGGGGCGACGAGATCACCTTCCTCGATACGCCGGGCCACGCCGCCTTCACCGAAATGCGACAGCGTGGTGCCAATGTCACGGACATCGTCGTGCTGGTTGTGGCCGCCGATGACGGTATCATGCCGCAGACGATCGAGGCCATCAATCACACCAAGGCTGCAGGTGTCCCGATGATCGTTGCGATCAACAAGATGGACAAGCCTGAAGCCAATCCGGACAACATCCGCAACCGCCTGCTCGAACACGAAGTGATCGTGGAATCGATGTCGGGCGATGTGCAGGACGTGGAAATCTCCGCAAAGGAGAAGACCGGACTCGATGAACTGCTCGAGAAGATCGCGCTCCAGGCCGAACTGCTGGAACTGAAGGCAAACCCCGACCGCATGGCGGAAGCCACCGTGATCGAGGCGCAGCTCGACAAGGGCCGCGGCCCGGTCGCTACCGTGCTCATCACGCGCGGTACGCTGGAGCGTGGCAACACCTTCGTCGTCGGCACCGAAAGCGGGCGCGTCCGCGCGATCGTCAACGACCAGGGCAAGCAGATCAAGAAGGCCGGCCCTTCGATGCCTGTCGAAGTCCTCGGGCTCGGCGGCGTGCCGAGTGCCGGTGACGTCCTGACGGTTGTTGAAAACGAACAGCGTGCCCGTGAAGTGGCCGAGTATCGCCAGGAAAAGGCGACCGAGAAGCGCACCGCGCTTGCTCCGACCAGCTTCGACACGATGTTCAACAACCTCGCTGCCAACGTCATCGAATTCCCCGTTCTGGTGAAGGCCGACGTGCAGGGTTCGGTCGAGGCAATCACGACCGCGCTGCACAATCTCTCGAACGACGAGATCAAGGTCCGCGTCCTGCATGCAGGCGTCGGCGCGATCACGGAAAGCGACGTTTCGCTGGCCGCTGCGTCGAATGCCCCGATTATCGGCTTCAATGTTCGTCCGAATGCCAAGGCACGCGAACTGGTGAAGCGCGACGGCGTCGAGATGAAATATTACGACGTCATCTATCACCTGACCGAGGAAATCGCGAAGGAGATGGCAGGCGAGCTGGGTCCGGAGCGGATCGAACACGTCGTCGGCCGTGCCGCGGTCAAGGAAGTGTTCCGTTCGGGCAAGAAGGACAAGGCAGCAGGCCTCCTGGTCGAGGAAGGCGTCATCCGCAAGGGGCTGCACGCACGCCTCACGCGCGAAGATGTTATCGTCTCGGCCACGACCATCGCCTCGCTGCGCCGCTTCAAGGACGATGTGGACGAAGTCCGCACGGGTCTCGAATGCGGTGTGGTCCTTGCCGACACCAACGACATCCAGCCGGGCGATCAGCTCGAGGTGTTCGAGGTCGAGGAGCGTGAACGCACGCTGTGAGGAATACCGAGAAGGAACGCCCGCATAACCAAGGTGCCGCCCACGCGGACCTGATGGGTGTCGAGTTCGACTGCTTCGATGCGGAGCGTGAGGAAATCACGCTCCGCTTCACGGCGCCGGACAGCTTCATCACGCCGCGCGGTACCGTGCAGGGCGGGCTTGTCGCAGGTTTCCTCGACGAGGTCATGGGCTGGGCCCATGTCTGGGCTACCGACCACGAGGAAGCACCGCTCAACCTCGACATCACCATGACGCTGATCCGTCCGGTGATGGCCGGGCCGCTGGTAGGTAAGGGCCGTGTGATCAAGCGTGGTCGCCGGGTGATCTATCTCGAAGGCGAGTTGTTCGACGACGCGGGCAACTTGCTTGCGCGTTCATCCAGCACCGCTATCCCGACGCCGAGACCCACAGGAAAAGACTGATGGCCAAGCACCAGCAATCGACCTCGGAACAGCAATCGGTTCGCGTCCTCAAGGTAGGCGAACGGGTGCGCCACATCTTGTCCGAATTACTCGCGCGCGGCGAAGCGCATGACGATGTGCTGCGCGCGCATAACATCGCTGTGACCGAAGTGCGGATGACGCCCGACCTGCGCAATGCGAAAGCTTATGTGAAACCCTTGCTCGGCAAGGACGAGGCAGAGGTTCTGAAGGCACTGCGCACAAACACGGCTTTCTTCCAGAAAGAAGTGGCGCAGCGCCTCGGCCTCAAATTCGCGCCGAAACTGACTTTCCAGCCCGATGAAAGCTTCGACGAGGCCGACCGGATCGAACAGCTGCTGTCCGACCCCAAGGTCGCACGCGACCTCGGGGACGAAGAGTAATCCTTACTGCATGATCGCCGGGGCTACGGCTTCCGGCAGCGAGTAGGCGACCGGAGCATCGGGCCCGAGCGGGATGCCGAGGTAGAACCAGCCCACGATCAGCAGGACGCCCGAAATCAGCAGCCATACCGAGTAAGGCAGCATCATCGCGGTCAGGCTACCGAGGCCGAAGTCCTTCTGCCAACGCTGGGCGAAGACCAGGATCAGCGGGAAATAGACCATCAGCGGCGTGATGATGTTGGTCGCGCTGTCACCCACGCGGTAGGCCGCCGTTGCACCTTCCGGGCTGATCCCGAGCAGCATGAGCATCGGCACGAGGATGGGGGCAAGCAGCGCCCATTTCGCGCTGGCCGAGCCGACGAACAGGTTCAGCAGGCCCGCAAAGATCACCATCAGTCCGAGCACGAGCGGCAGGGGCAGGCCCGTGCTCTCGATCCCCGCAGCGCCGTGGACGGCGGTGATGAGGCCGAGGTTGGACCAGCCGAACATTGCGACGAAGTGCGCGGCAGCGAAGGCGAGGACGAGGTAGTACCCCATGTCCTTCATGCTTTCGGCCATCATGTTGACGAGATCGCGGTGGTCCTTGATCGTGCCGACCGCGCGGCCATAGGCCCAACCGGTCAGGAGGAAGAGCAGGAAGAAGCCCGCCACCAGCGACTGGTAGAGCGGCCGCAATTCGGTGTGGATCGAACAATCGGCAGCCGGAATGCCTTCGCAGGCGGCTTCGTCGACCAGCGGAGTTCCCGGAGCGAAGACCATCAGCGCCCACAGGCCGACCACGAACAGAGCGGCGAGACCTGCGGCGCGCAGGC
This DNA window, taken from Qipengyuania seohaensis, encodes the following:
- a CDS encoding type II secretion system protein GspD, producing MMAVHARVAGHRIPFAILALLAAIAAVWPLATASAQVVPSVLEEVRLVSEDEGAATFILRFSPAEPRVATIDENPTRPELVMATTLKVGRVPDRQSYRGLVRSLQFVTEGSSLVLRFDTARPSRIRAEQMGNNAVQVRVEMVSDEETLGTRPIGSDGEEVVPQQELQRGPVDSYQPGDSYELVFLKYADVSEIVGLLAEGAEIAPNDVFIRREPGFGSPGANQSTSYIGAPQQAERDDQPLGQNVGSGLAVDRRLNAIWITGTPERIERVKRQIELIDVPVDSVILETQFVELTENGARNLGIDFTNSNGQIAVGNLATGGFLPFGVDPNDVLPSGQLQAAIYAQIQKGEGRIVSRPRIAAQSGSTAKIITGDALPILTSIQLSGVNGVSQQVQYVNVGVTLQIAPRVSTDGYITSKIYGVVSSVTGFSQGYPTISQREAETSASVRDGETFVIGGLTQENVLTTKSKIPLLGDIPLIGAAFRNERSTSTTTELYIVITPRIVRHRRFEQRDANNELETQASGEIEE
- a CDS encoding S8 family serine peptidase, with protein sequence MKAKTLAVLAALPMLAVAAPAQAKAGEKIANSYICVFDKSVSRGNAKAEANRAAQASAAQVKHVYSVALRGFAVNAAPQAIENMKRNNPNIAYCEQDQVVTAIQVRGMAPGGKKAGGGGGGAQPPQETPWGIARVGGGASGNFATAWVIDSGIQLDHPDLNVDVARSRSFVRGDAGDQNGHGTHVAGTIAAVDNNIGVIGVAPGAPVVAVRVLDRRGSGSNSGVIAGIDYVAQYGQPGDVANMSLGGGVSTALDQAVINAAAGGVRFAIAAGNERDNANNHSPARANGPNVYTISSFAIGDNWSSFSNYGNPPVDYAEPGSSIKSTWTGGGYNTISGTSMATPHFAGILLQGNVGNGGRVNGDPDGNPDVIGVVN
- the rimP gene encoding ribosome maturation protein RimP, which translates into the protein MADIDRLTEVIEPEANALGFDLVRVKMMPSEAGDGGMALQIMAEDPATGQLVIEQCAALSRRVSDRIDELEEQGDVLVEGAYHLEVSSPGIDRPLTRAKDFANWAGHEAKISMEKGFDGQRSYKGELKGIEGDKVVIDDAKAGEVKLDRNQIHSAKLVLTDALIAATQPLDTSGADDIEEEKADD
- the nusA gene encoding transcription termination factor NusA, translated to MASAISANKAELLAIANAVASEKMIDKSIVIEAMEEAIQKSARNRYGAENDIRAKLDPQTGDLRLWRVVEVVEEVEDYFKQVDLKAAQKLEKDAKIGDFIVDPLPPVDLGRIDAQSAKQVIFQKVRDAERERQFEEFKDRAGEVITGVIKSVEFGHVIVNLGRAEGVIRRDQQIPREAARVGERVRALITKVERNNRGPQIFLSRAHPDFMRKLFAQEVPEIYDGIIEIKAAARDPGSRAKIGVISHDSSIDPVGACVGMKGSRVQAVVQELQGEKIDIIPWSDDGATFIVNALQPATVSRVVLDEEDGRIEVVVPDDQLSLAIGRRGQNVRLASQLTGNQIDIMTEEEASEKRQKEFAERSNMFESELDVDETLSQLLVAEGFADLEEVAYVELEELASIEGFDDDLAEELQNRAKEALDRQEAAHRETRRELGVEDALAELPHMSEAMLVTLGKAGLKTLDDVADLATDELIAKRREAPRRRNNNPDGPPMRRDRPQREVDKGGVLGEYGLTEEQGNEIIMAARAHWFEDEEEAPAAAETTDTQEAADADSTQ
- a CDS encoding DUF448 domain-containing protein; this translates as MRTPPNERLTSDIAEASRPRKPEPERRCVLTGETGSRDALVRLAVSPSGLVLPDAQEKAPGRGAWVCSDRAAIGEALANGKLKGALSRAFKTGDLEIPANLAERIDLALTRVFLDRLGLEMRVGALILGTQRIAETARSGGVALLLHASDASEDGRKKLDQAWRVGSDAEGSGMRGWTLPLDRDALSVALGRDNVVHFALADDASAARIRKPLMRLMHYQGHTIPADDGRVTARADDDTNDT
- the infB gene encoding translation initiation factor IF-2; the protein is MSDEEKKPARKPLTLKGAQPGEVKQTFSHGRTNKVAVEVKRRRKLVKPGEAAPAPAPAPAPEPEAAPAPAPAAKKPAPKKPAADAETPQERVARLQREAEEARLKMAEEARKRDEQQAKKAAEDEKKRAEDNRKAEEEAAKEAKKPKKEAPAETVAEEPAATQEPAAEATPTPAARKFTPVKRPEIKKPERKKKEDKAARTPESPDKRRSGKLTVNKALNEDEGRRARSLAALKRAREKERRLQGGGSNKPREKQVRDVVVPEAITVGELAKRMGEKGADLVKELFNLDMMVTVNQTIDQDTAELLVEQFGHNIQKVSEADVDITNNEDVDPEETLKPRPPVVTIMGHVDHGKTSLLDALRGANVVKGEAGGITQHIGSYQVKTKGGDEITFLDTPGHAAFTEMRQRGANVTDIVVLVVAADDGIMPQTIEAINHTKAAGVPMIVAINKMDKPEANPDNIRNRLLEHEVIVESMSGDVQDVEISAKEKTGLDELLEKIALQAELLELKANPDRMAEATVIEAQLDKGRGPVATVLITRGTLERGNTFVVGTESGRVRAIVNDQGKQIKKAGPSMPVEVLGLGGVPSAGDVLTVVENEQRAREVAEYRQEKATEKRTALAPTSFDTMFNNLAANVIEFPVLVKADVQGSVEAITTALHNLSNDEIKVRVLHAGVGAITESDVSLAAASNAPIIGFNVRPNAKARELVKRDGVEMKYYDVIYHLTEEIAKEMAGELGPERIEHVVGRAAVKEVFRSGKKDKAAGLLVEEGVIRKGLHARLTREDVIVSATTIASLRRFKDDVDEVRTGLECGVVLADTNDIQPGDQLEVFEVEERERTL
- a CDS encoding PaaI family thioesterase is translated as MRNTEKERPHNQGAAHADLMGVEFDCFDAEREEITLRFTAPDSFITPRGTVQGGLVAGFLDEVMGWAHVWATDHEEAPLNLDITMTLIRPVMAGPLVGKGRVIKRGRRVIYLEGELFDDAGNLLARSSSTAIPTPRPTGKD
- the rbfA gene encoding 30S ribosome-binding factor RbfA codes for the protein MAKHQQSTSEQQSVRVLKVGERVRHILSELLARGEAHDDVLRAHNIAVTEVRMTPDLRNAKAYVKPLLGKDEAEVLKALRTNTAFFQKEVAQRLGLKFAPKLTFQPDESFDEADRIEQLLSDPKVARDLGDEE